One Halobacterium wangiae genomic window, TCCGGCCGGAGAGGTTCCCGCTCACCAGCTTCCCGAGGGTCGTGACGACGGCCGCCGCGAGGAGTAACCAGACGACGCCGGGGAGGAGCGTGACGTCCGTCGTGAGTCCGATCGCGAAGAAGAAGACGGCCGCGAAGAAGTCGCGGGCCGGGGCGACCACGGTCTCGATGCGTTCGATGTGGTCGGTGGCGCTGAACGCGGTTCCGACGAAGAACGCGGCGACTGCCTCGCTGAGGCCGGCCGCGAGCGCGGCCCCGGCGACGAGTGTGGTGATACCGAGGACGCGCAGCAGGAACAGTTCGTCCGTGTCGGCGTCGAAGGCCCGCTCGACGTACGCCGACCCGTACCACGCGACGGCCGTGAGGACGCCGAGGAAGGCGAACGCGGAGCCGACGGCGAGCGCTACGTCGAGTGGTGTGCCTCCACCCAGGGCGACCGCCGACAGCAGCGCCAGGTAGATGGCGATGAGGATGTCCTCGAAGACGAGCGTCCCGAGGATGGGGCCGCTCTCGGGGTTGGCGACCCAGCCGTTGTCGATGAGCGACTTCGTGATGACTGCACTCGAGGAGATGTAGACGATGCCCGCGATGAAGAACGTCTCCAGGAGCGAGTAGCCGAACGCGACGCCGAGGCCCACGCCGAGGCCGAAGTTGATCAGGAAGTCGACGCTCCCGACTTTCGCGATGCGGACCCGGTCGTCGAGGAGCTGGGTGACGCTGAACTCGAGGCCAAGGAAGAACAGGAGGAAGACGATACCGAGTTCCGCGAGCACGTCGATGAACTCGCGGTGCTCGACGAGCGTGAGCGAGACGCCGGCGATCGACGAGGGCTCGTTCGGGCCGATGAGGATGCCGACGAGGATGTACGCGGGGATCACCGAGAACCCGATCCTGTCGGCGACGGCGCCCGCGAGTGCGATACCCGTCAGCGCGATGCCGATCTCGACGAGCAGCAACTCCGCCATCTCAAACCTGTGATGTGTCGGTGTCGCCCGGTTCGACGAGTTCGGTGAACGCCCGCTGGTTGTCGCGTGTGCCGAGGGTCACGAGGATGTCCCCGTCCTCGATGGCAGTGTCCGGCGGCGGGTTCGCGATGGTCTCCTCGCCGCGCTGGATCGCGATGATGGAGACGCCGGTCTGCTCGCGGACGTCCGCGTTCCGCAGCGTCTGGCCGACCAGCGACGACGACGGTTCGACGTCGTTCCACTCGATGATGGCTTCGCCCAGTGGGACCTGCACGTCGTCCATGTCGACCGGCTGGAAGTACGCCCCCTCGAGGATCGAGCCGAGCTGGCGAGCCATTTTCCCGCTGAGGCTGAACAGCTTCTCGCTGTCCTGGTTCTCGCCCGGCCGGAGGTAGATCTCGCGTTTCCCGTCGTGGTGGATGAGCACGACGAGCCGTTCGTCCCCGTCGAGGGTGAGCTCGAACTTGTGGCCGACGCCGGGAACCTCGGTCTCGTAGATGGTCATACTGGCCCATTTGCAGTTCTGCGAGTTAAACCCACGTTACCGGGGCACACGGTCGCTCGTCGTCGTATCACCGGCACGTAGCGTAAGTGGCTCCGTCGTCTACGTGACGTATGGACGACATCGAACTCGGACAGGCGACCATCGTGTACGAGGACGAGGACGGCGTGGTCGAGGAGACCGTCGACAACGAACAGCTGGTGTACGCTCGCGACCACTGGATGATCAAGTCGGGGACCGACGACGAGGG contains:
- a CDS encoding cation:proton antiporter; translated protein: MAELLLVEIGIALTGIALAGAVADRIGFSVIPAYILVGILIGPNEPSSIAGVSLTLVEHREFIDVLAELGIVFLLFFLGLEFSVTQLLDDRVRIAKVGSVDFLINFGLGVGLGVAFGYSLLETFFIAGIVYISSSAVITKSLIDNGWVANPESGPILGTLVFEDILIAIYLALLSAVALGGGTPLDVALAVGSAFAFLGVLTAVAWYGSAYVERAFDADTDELFLLRVLGITTLVAGAALAAGLSEAVAAFFVGTAFSATDHIERIETVVAPARDFFAAVFFFAIGLTTDVTLLPGVVWLLLAAAVVTTLGKLVSGNLSGRMYQLDRLRSARVGFGMVPRGEFSLVIAALATSVGTGALQSVIPAFAVGYVLLMSILGTVLIQNADAISRRLDPSTRE
- a CDS encoding cation:proton antiporter regulatory subunit; its protein translation is MTIYETEVPGVGHKFELTLDGDERLVVLIHHDGKREIYLRPGENQDSEKLFSLSGKMARQLGSILEGAYFQPVDMDDVQVPLGEAIIEWNDVEPSSSLVGQTLRNADVREQTGVSIIAIQRGEETIANPPPDTAIEDGDILVTLGTRDNQRAFTELVEPGDTDTSQV